Proteins from one Candidatus Omnitrophota bacterium genomic window:
- a CDS encoding O-antigen ligase family protein — protein sequence MISSFLTILFILAALLFISKLKIRYKIYLLIASFVFSLLVLFKVSPTNELKSLVSFKHLLNGYKLERQRIAEREINFGIQDIKVALYNPEVKQNGLKQTIQVKPDEPQVDLERVKPALEEIVVVSSSLKDPEAEVIQARIRELKDKVGKNEATLSKNQLNTQEGLNSLYRNAKGVVRILEDKSSILSLEDIRKIERAKTLLGELSVIIDKSQAKSKAKPITRNLDGANTSSLFRIFIWEDMIKQLIEEKPLLGFDFGKPLRSKNIEILYLAEADWKACGWITPHNSYLHAVYRAGVVGLLYVIIIYIFLLIMIKNFISLRSVKGILLSGSVMVWLIAANFFVIFELPYSAIPFWSLFGMSWAYLSGLNRKLNSQRRKM from the coding sequence ATGATTAGCAGTTTCCTTACCATACTTTTCATTCTGGCTGCTTTGCTTTTTATATCTAAGCTAAAAATAAGGTATAAAATTTACCTCTTGATAGCTTCTTTTGTTTTCTCCCTGTTAGTTTTATTTAAGGTTTCACCGACCAATGAATTAAAATCTTTAGTGTCGTTTAAGCATTTACTTAATGGATATAAACTAGAACGCCAAAGAATAGCTGAAAGAGAGATTAATTTTGGAATTCAGGATATAAAAGTAGCCCTATACAATCCAGAGGTTAAGCAAAATGGCTTAAAACAGACTATTCAAGTAAAGCCAGATGAACCTCAGGTAGACTTAGAAAGAGTTAAGCCGGCCTTAGAAGAAATAGTAGTTGTTAGCAGCAGTCTTAAAGATCCAGAGGCCGAGGTAATACAAGCAAGAATAAGAGAGCTTAAGGATAAGGTGGGAAAAAATGAAGCCACATTATCTAAAAACCAATTGAACACTCAAGAGGGCCTCAATAGCCTATATAGAAATGCTAAGGGTGTAGTTCGTATTTTAGAAGATAAATCGAGCATACTTTCTTTGGAGGATATAAGGAAGATTGAGCGAGCTAAGACTTTGCTTGGTGAACTTTCAGTTATAATCGATAAATCCCAAGCAAAGAGTAAGGCTAAACCAATTACCCGCAATCTAGACGGAGCCAATACTAGTTCTTTGTTTAGGATTTTTATTTGGGAAGATATGATAAAGCAACTCATAGAAGAAAAACCGCTTTTGGGATTTGACTTTGGCAAACCCCTGCGCTCAAAGAATATTGAAATATTATATTTGGCTGAAGCCGATTGGAAAGCCTGCGGTTGGATAACTCCACACAACTCTTATCTTCATGCTGTCTACAGGGCTGGGGTTGTAGGACTATTGTACGTAATTATAATTTATATTTTTCTGCTGATAATGATAAAAAACTTTATTTCTTTACGTTCAGTTAAAGGCATACTACTGTCGGGGAGCGTAATGGTTTGGTTGATAGCAGCTAATTTTTTTGTTATTTTTGAATTGCCTTATAGTGCTATTCCTTTTTGGAGTCTATTCGGTATGAGCTGGGCTTATCTAAGCGGTCTCAATAGAAAACTTAACAGTCAGAGGAGGAAGATGTAG
- a CDS encoding glycosyltransferase: MTESKKIDIIIPAYNKADLTVKAIDSVLQQTYNNIEIIVVDDGSTDETKKLISSVKDKSKVKYIYKDNGGACSARNLGIKVSQAQYIGFLDCDDMYLPQKVELSLAYLEDNPDIGFVHTAAYFIDENDTILRQFSPKISTKVGKIKDNLVLRNFICPSTTIIRKSCIDEVGYFDESIFTPADWDMWLRLTEKFKASYIDIPLTMYRVSDSYILSNLIQSEKEEQIVLDKLFVRNLQINDFTKSKAISNMYLRSAINYLMTGDLPSSRSKFLASLRENRLNFKALAMFIYFTLAKQNLRAKVTKKIFAKDYFSDA, from the coding sequence ATGACAGAGTCAAAAAAAATAGATATTATTATTCCTGCTTACAATAAAGCAGATTTAACAGTTAAGGCCATTGATAGCGTATTGCAGCAAACTTACAATAATATAGAAATAATAGTAGTCGATGATGGTTCAACGGATGAAACTAAAAAGTTAATTTCATCCGTTAAAGATAAAAGCAAGGTAAAGTATATCTATAAAGATAATGGTGGTGCTTGTAGCGCTAGAAATTTAGGTATAAAAGTTTCTCAAGCTCAGTACATCGGATTTCTCGATTGCGATGATATGTACTTACCTCAAAAGGTGGAATTAAGTCTTGCTTATCTAGAGGATAACCCCGATATTGGGTTTGTTCATACGGCAGCTTATTTTATAGACGAGAACGACACTATTTTGCGTCAATTTTCTCCTAAGATAAGCACTAAAGTGGGCAAAATTAAAGATAATCTTGTTTTACGTAATTTTATTTGTCCATCAACTACGATTATTAGAAAATCGTGCATCGATGAAGTTGGTTACTTTGATGAGTCAATTTTTACTCCGGCAGATTGGGATATGTGGCTAAGGTTGACAGAAAAATTTAAAGCTAGCTATATTGATATCCCTTTAACTATGTATAGAGTTTCAGATAGCTACATTTTAAGCAATCTAATTCAATCAGAGAAAGAAGAGCAGATAGTGCTAGATAAGCTATTTGTGAGAAATCTTCAAATTAATGATTTCACTAAAAGCAAAGCAATCTCTAATATGTATCTACGCTCGGCTATAAATTACCTAATGACTGGAGATTTGCCTTCATCTAGGAGTAAGTTCCTTGCATCGTTAAGAGAAAACAGATTGAATTTCAAGGCTTTAGCGATGTTCATATACTTTACTTTGGCTAAGCAAAACCTAAGAGCAAAAGTGACGAAAAAAATATTCGCTAAAGATTATTTCTCTGACGCATGA
- the rfbD gene encoding dTDP-4-dehydrorhamnose reductase, translated as MKILITGAAGMLAEEVVSNLLKHGHKVVQADINQRLPDILKINIQDRDGVMRLVEKESPDYIFHLAAETDVDLCEEDPDHAFRVNSQGTENIALVCLEHKIPCLYISTGAVFSGVKQEPYTEFDTPLPVSVYGRSKLKGEEIVKNTLNKYFIIRAGWMVGGWELDKKFVYKIVQQLKKGQKQLRVVADKFGSPTFTKDFANNLMSVINSKRYGLYHMANTGTCSRYDMAVKIVEYMGLNGQVTIEPVSSEQFPLSAPRARSEMMQNHKLQLLGLNNMPRWEDSLKNYIKENKCR; from the coding sequence ATGAAAATACTAATTACAGGGGCAGCGGGCATGCTTGCTGAGGAAGTGGTATCTAATTTATTAAAGCATGGGCACAAGGTTGTTCAAGCAGACATAAACCAACGTCTTCCAGATATATTAAAAATTAATATTCAAGATCGTGATGGTGTCATGAGGTTGGTAGAAAAAGAGAGCCCGGATTATATTTTCCATCTTGCTGCTGAGACTGATGTCGATTTATGTGAAGAAGATCCCGATCATGCTTTTAGAGTGAATAGCCAGGGAACCGAGAATATTGCTCTAGTTTGTTTGGAGCATAAGATACCTTGTCTATATATTAGCACAGGGGCAGTTTTTTCTGGAGTTAAGCAAGAGCCTTACACAGAGTTCGATACACCTTTACCAGTAAGTGTTTACGGTAGGAGTAAGCTAAAGGGCGAAGAGATAGTTAAAAATACTTTAAATAAATATTTTATAATTCGTGCTGGATGGATGGTTGGTGGTTGGGAACTTGACAAAAAGTTTGTTTATAAGATAGTTCAACAGCTAAAAAAAGGCCAAAAGCAATTACGTGTAGTTGCTGATAAATTTGGTTCACCTACCTTTACAAAAGATTTTGCAAATAATCTTATGAGTGTTATTAATAGTAAGCGCTATGGATTGTATCATATGGCAAATACAGGTACATGTTCACGTTATGATATGGCAGTAAAGATAGTTGAATATATGGGGTTGAATGGTCAAGTAACAATTGAGCCTGTTAGCTCTGAACAATTTCCTTTATCTGCCCCCCGTGCTCGTTCAGAAATGATGCAAAATCACAAGTTGCAATTGTTAGGACTCAACAATATGCCACGTTGGGAAGATTCTCTCAAAAACTACATTAAAGAGAATAAATGCAGATAA
- a CDS encoding class I SAM-dependent methyltransferase has translation MNIQIFIKKVKNKLKTFWLQIATLRSANLRWLFRNRYLRMDANVTTNPVERRIFHIDRYKFAVNKLRKVYSDTRNLLIVDVACGTGYGSDILKKVNPKKIIGIDICPETVKYAQKKYGTHHCIFNTSDAVEMNIIKSGTVDVVVSFETIEHLEQPIIFLKNVKRVLKNKGCLIISTPNSWGETRDHRFDYDYQLLKTHLEQFFTIDSMYVQNSGSMNLWMNRGFQRRLIPVSPDNVNEAECFIAIARNYF, from the coding sequence GTGAATATACAAATTTTTATAAAAAAAGTTAAAAATAAACTGAAAACATTTTGGTTGCAAATAGCTACCTTAAGGAGTGCTAATTTGCGTTGGTTGTTTCGGAATCGTTATTTGCGTATGGATGCTAATGTAACAACAAATCCGGTTGAGAGAAGGATTTTTCATATTGATCGATATAAATTCGCCGTGAATAAACTTAGAAAAGTTTATAGCGATACAAGGAATTTACTTATTGTTGATGTTGCTTGTGGTACAGGGTATGGCTCGGATATTTTAAAAAAAGTTAATCCGAAAAAAATAATAGGTATTGATATTTGTCCTGAGACAGTTAAATATGCTCAAAAAAAATATGGAACGCATCATTGTATTTTTAATACTAGCGATGCTGTCGAAATGAATATTATTAAATCAGGAACTGTCGATGTGGTCGTTTCATTTGAAACCATTGAGCATTTAGAGCAGCCGATAATTTTTTTGAAGAACGTAAAAAGGGTATTGAAGAATAAAGGATGCTTAATTATTTCCACACCTAATAGTTGGGGAGAAACAAGAGACCATAGGTTTGATTATGATTATCAATTGCTGAAGACTCACCTTGAACAATTCTTCACGATAGACTCTATGTATGTTCAAAATAGCGGAAGTATGAATTTATGGATGAATAGAGGTTTTCAGCGGCGGTTAATTCCAGTGAGTCCCGATAACGTTAATGAGGCCGAATGTTTTATAGCCATAGCCAGAAATTATTTTTAA
- the aroB gene encoding 3-dehydroquinate synthase: MDQETIFKKIYNVELNQDKYDIVIGKGLLETAVLEALEKRTKNKNVVFVFDVFFQDRSNAFIDFLSKAGYKVYPYYMVAGKHNKTISEAIKIYEILEANSLSRDSTIVALGGGVLGDLAGFVASTYHRGMKLINIPTTLTAMIDSSIGGKVAINFRKTINAIGNYYHPIANVIDFKFISTLPQRDFKAGLAEIIKCAIINDKELFDYLKSNSQKILDRDEDSLFNIMCRAIEIKLVHVSGDVKEKNERLKLNYGHTLGHSIEISTDVLEEIYRHGEGVSLGMVAAAFLARKYFGQGQDILDAHEEILNQYGLPTRVHAKDIGFEYKSLIEECMRNVHKDKKKKDNKLRFILPDEIGKCQVYDRVADDAIREAFVYLIKE, translated from the coding sequence ATGGATCAAGAAACAATTTTTAAGAAAATTTACAATGTCGAACTTAACCAGGATAAGTATGACATTGTAATTGGTAAAGGTTTACTTGAAACTGCTGTTTTAGAAGCCTTAGAGAAACGGACTAAAAATAAGAATGTTGTTTTTGTCTTTGATGTATTTTTTCAAGATAGAAGCAATGCTTTTATAGATTTTTTATCTAAGGCTGGCTACAAAGTTTACCCATATTATATGGTAGCTGGCAAGCATAATAAAACTATAAGTGAGGCAATAAAAATATACGAAATTCTTGAGGCTAACAGTCTATCTAGAGACTCAACTATAGTAGCTTTAGGAGGTGGTGTTCTTGGCGATTTAGCTGGATTCGTAGCAAGCACATATCATCGCGGGATGAAGCTTATAAATATACCGACCACCCTTACGGCCATGATTGACAGTAGCATTGGAGGCAAGGTCGCTATAAATTTCAGAAAGACTATTAATGCCATAGGAAATTACTATCATCCTATAGCAAATGTTATTGATTTTAAATTTATTAGTACATTACCTCAACGTGACTTTAAGGCTGGACTGGCTGAGATAATAAAATGTGCAATTATTAACGATAAAGAACTGTTTGATTATCTTAAATCTAATAGCCAGAAGATTCTTGACCGGGATGAAGATTCTTTATTCAATATCATGTGTCGAGCCATAGAGATTAAACTTGTTCATGTATCAGGGGATGTGAAGGAGAAGAATGAGAGACTCAAGCTCAATTACGGCCACACCTTAGGACATTCCATAGAGATTTCGACCGATGTCTTAGAGGAGATTTATCGCCATGGAGAGGGGGTGTCTCTTGGCATGGTTGCTGCAGCATTTTTGGCAAGAAAATATTTTGGACAAGGTCAAGATATCTTAGATGCTCATGAGGAGATTCTTAACCAGTATGGCCTTCCAACCCGAGTTCATGCAAAAGATATTGGTTTTGAATATAAGAGTTTGATTGAAGAATGTATGCGAAATGTTCATAAAGATAAAAAGAAAAAGGATAACAAACTCAGATTTATTCTTCCTGATGAAATTGGTAAATGCCAGGTCTACGATCGTGTGGCAGATGATGCTATCAGGGAGGCATTTGTTTATCTTATAAAGGAGTGA
- a CDS encoding SDR family oxidoreductase — MKEKKSLERKTCIITGSGKGIGRAAAELFYNHGANLALITRDKQDLISLRDDVGFDDERIFLSQGDVSDEETVKRFIQETIGKFKKIDVLINNAGIRFRKDFLDTTTEEWDQVINNNLNSTYLFSREAGRNMVSRKEGKIVNIVSIVGTLGLPQLSAYGASKGGVITLTKCLALEWAKCNINVNAIAPGFCETSYVEKFRKKEELYKFTIERTPQKKWGTSLDIAEACLFLSTEASKYITGEVLNVDGGWSAW; from the coding sequence ATGAAAGAAAAAAAATCTTTAGAAAGAAAAACTTGTATTATAACTGGATCTGGTAAGGGAATTGGAAGAGCAGCCGCAGAGCTTTTTTATAATCATGGGGCTAACTTGGCATTGATTACCAGAGATAAACAAGACTTGATATCCTTAAGGGACGATGTCGGATTTGACGATGAACGAATTTTTCTAAGCCAGGGAGACGTCTCTGATGAGGAAACGGTTAAAAGATTCATACAAGAAACTATAGGAAAATTTAAAAAAATAGATGTTCTTATTAATAATGCCGGTATACGTTTCAGGAAAGATTTTTTAGACACCACGACAGAGGAGTGGGATCAAGTAATTAATAATAACCTCAATAGCACATATCTTTTTTCTAGGGAAGCAGGGCGAAATATGGTTTCAAGAAAAGAGGGCAAAATTGTTAATATTGTATCGATTGTAGGTACGCTTGGATTGCCTCAGCTTTCCGCATACGGAGCATCAAAAGGAGGAGTAATCACGCTTACGAAATGCTTAGCTTTAGAGTGGGCCAAATGCAATATTAATGTTAACGCTATTGCCCCAGGATTTTGCGAAACATCGTATGTAGAAAAGTTTAGAAAAAAAGAAGAACTATATAAATTTACTATAGAAAGGACGCCGCAGAAAAAATGGGGAACTTCTCTTGACATAGCAGAAGCCTGTCTTTTCTTATCCACAGAAGCATCTAAGTATATTACTGGTGAAGTGTTAAATGTTGATGGTGGTTGGAGTGCTTGGTAA
- a CDS encoding SPASM domain-containing protein — translation MRNKINFLKGYVKRYVVAAYKRQKLQAGEFPPQLWIENTNHCNAACVMCPRDKHNRSLGFMEFSLFERLIKEIAVHKNNVSAVHMHNYGEPLMDKELIKKVKLAKDYGIKHVYFVTNAALLTSDLSEKLIASGLDQFKISFYGTDRQTYNATMRGLDFDQTMSNVKQFFQIRKKMKSLQPKVIIQYLPQSHNKAEISKFKSIFDSMIDSKLGDRLNIYSLLNFGEGRSYNNFARRIVSSICNYPWRTMVVLHDGRVTACCMDYNGVLSMGNVTQSTIKQIWNNQTYKKIREDFKKLDYKEYQVCRNCDLIF, via the coding sequence ATGAGAAATAAAATTAATTTTTTAAAGGGATATGTCAAAAGGTATGTAGTTGCTGCATATAAACGACAGAAGTTACAGGCAGGTGAGTTTCCCCCCCAGCTATGGATAGAGAATACCAATCATTGTAATGCAGCGTGTGTCATGTGTCCTCGTGATAAGCATAATCGGTCGCTTGGTTTTATGGAGTTTTCCCTTTTTGAACGTCTGATTAAGGAAATAGCTGTACATAAAAATAATGTTTCAGCTGTTCATATGCATAATTATGGCGAACCGCTTATGGATAAAGAATTAATCAAAAAAGTAAAACTAGCTAAGGATTATGGGATAAAACATGTTTATTTTGTTACCAACGCAGCATTGTTGACTAGTGATTTATCAGAAAAGCTAATAGCCTCAGGGCTTGATCAATTTAAAATAAGTTTTTATGGAACCGATAGACAAACATATAACGCTACAATGAGAGGGCTTGATTTTGATCAAACAATGTCTAATGTTAAGCAATTTTTCCAAATACGAAAGAAGATGAAGTCCCTTCAACCTAAAGTTATAATTCAATACCTTCCTCAGTCTCACAACAAGGCAGAAATTAGCAAATTTAAAAGTATTTTTGATTCCATGATTGATTCTAAATTAGGCGATAGGTTGAATATTTATTCTTTGTTGAATTTCGGGGAAGGGAGAAGTTATAATAACTTTGCCAGAAGAATAGTTAGTTCAATATGCAATTATCCGTGGAGGACTATGGTGGTATTGCATGATGGCCGGGTTACGGCTTGCTGTATGGATTATAATGGGGTTTTATCTATGGGAAATGTTACTCAGAGCACTATAAAGCAAATATGGAATAACCAAACTTATAAAAAAATCAGAGAGGATTTTAAAAAGCTTGATTACAAAGAATACCAGGTTTGTAGAAATTGTGATCTTATTTTTTAG